GTTACCCAATTCAGGAAAGTGGATAAAGCCTCAGCTGCGTGGCTATTCCTTCCCATCAAAATTACTACCCAATGAAATATTCTATTTTTTTCAGCCCTGCTTGAGCTAGGGTTAGCCGGATGCAGCTCCGCCCCGCAGTCTGCTACGCAAGCCGAGGTAGATGAGCGGCCGGCGACTAGTACCCAATCGACTAGCTCGGCATCCACTACGCTCACCGATACCACATTGACACCTGCGCCGACTTCCACTGAGGCTAGCCCGACTTCTACAATTCCTAGCGCGGCCCGCTCGGTGGCCTACCAAGGCGAAATAAACCTGCAAGTTGATAATTTTGAGCAGGCTACGAGCAGCATCAACCAAGTACTCGACCAGTATGGCGCCTACCCTAGCGCCGCGCACCAAACCCGCGCCAATGGTCAGCACTACCAGGAAATGACCCTGAAGGTACCTGCCACCGATTTTTTACACGTGGTAGCCGCGCTGGCTAAGCTCGGCCGCATCGATACCAAGGACATTTCCTCCACCGACATTACGGCCGAGTTAGTAACCCTGAACACTCGCGTCAATGCTGGGCAGGCCACCGCCGCCAGGTATCGCCAGCTGCTAGCCAAGGCGACCAGCCCCGCGCAACTGCACCAGTTCGAAGACCAGAACCGACAAGTGCAAGCCGCGCTGGCCGCCGATAAGGCCCGGCTCCAGCAACTGGGCCTGGGCACGCAAGAGCTGTGGGCCACGCTGCATCTGCGCTACACCCAAACGCTGCCTACTACCGAACCGAGCACCCCGCTCCCGGCTTTCGCGCCGCAGTTTCTAGCATCTTTCAATAATGGCTGGACATTTGTGCTGAATATACTAGTGGTGCTCACCAACTTGTGGCCATTGCTGCTACTGGGAGCCGTGGTCTGGCCAGTCCTGCGCTGGTGGCGCCGTCGTCATCCGGCCGAGTATTAGCCACGAAAAAGGCCTTCCGCACGGAAGGCCTTTTCGTTTACCGGCGGCTAACAACCGTTAGTCCATTATCATATCTACGACTGACGTTACCAGCGAGAGGGCCAGGCTGAAAATCAGCGTGCTCACGAAACCAGTCACGGCAAAGCTGGTCATCAGGTAGTCGGCTAGCTTAACGATGATGACGTTGATAATGAGCAGAAAAAGCCCTAGAGTCAGCACCGTAATCGGGAAGCCAATAATCTTCAATATTGGCTTCACGGTGGCATTCAGCAACCCTAACACGATAACCAGGATGGCCGCGCTGCCCACGCCATCGAGGCGCACATTGGGCAGCACCTGGGCTAGCCCATAGGTGAGCACGGCCGTAAGAATGAATTTGAGAATGATTTTGCCCATGAGCAAGCGTGGTGAAAGAGTGAGAAGGGATTATTCGGGGCTTTCTACGCCTTTCGCGGTCAAACGGCCCTGCGAAACGGCCATCCAGTTGCACAGCTGATAGAGCAGGCGCGCGCCCACAATGCCGTTCCAGTCCGTATCGCCGGGCGCTACTTCATTGAGGTCCAAGCCGATAATGGTGCGACCCGAACGCACTATCATGCGCAGCAGGTAGGTAGCTTCCTCAAACTCCAGGCCACCGGGCACGGGCGTGCCGGTGCCAGGGCACAGCTTGGGGTCGAGGCCATCGATGTCGAAGCTGAGGTATACTTTTTGGGGTAACTGGGCAATGATTTTGCCGCACACCTTCTTCCACGACTTCTTAGCGAACTTCTCCTCGCTCATAAACCGCTGGCCAAATAAGGCAATACGGCCCACCGAGTGGGCAATGAGGTCGGCCTCCTGCTGGCACATATCCCGAATGCCTACCTGCACCAATTTCTTCACCTGCGGCAGATGCAAAGCGTTATACATGATGCTGGCGTGCGAATACTGGAAGCCTTCGTAGGCCGGGCGCAGGTCGCAGTGCGCATCAATTTGCAGAATACCAAAGCCATCGGGGTGGCGCTCGGCCAGCGCGTGCAGGAAGCCTAGCGGCGTGCTATGGTCGCCTCCCAGCACGGCTACTACCTTACCCTTATCGAGCAGGGCGCCGGTTTTTTGCTTCAGCCAGTGCAGCAGCTTGTCGCCTTCGGCCGTGATGCGGGCGGGCACGCCGCCGTGCTGGGCCGCGCCGGCCGCCGGCTGGCCTTCTTCGAGCCAGTTGATGTATTCGGCCGCCAAGGGGCGCAGCTCACGGCTGGTTTGGGCAATGGCTTCGTCCTCGTCTTCCAACGCCAGGCCGAGCTTCCAGGCGTCGGGCAGGTCAGAGTCATAGAGGTCAACTTGCAAGGAAGCTTCGCGAATGACTGCGGGGCCCTGGGCAGTGCCGGCGCGGTAGCTCACGGTCACTTCCCACGGCACGGGCACCACCACTACCTGCGCCTCCTCGGGCGTGAAAGGCAGCCCAAATAAGCCGCCAGCGGCATCACCGAGGGCATTGGGGTCGAAATTGGCAATTTTTTGCGCGAGAGTGGAGTCGGACACGGGTAAAAAAGAACACCAAGCGGCTAGCGCTTGGTGAGTGAAAAATAAACAAATTTATCCTTGATTTACAGGCAGAAGGCCAGTCAGCAAAAATCTATAAATCAAGCAGTTTTTTTAGTTATGCTGCCGACTGGGTCTTGCCCAGAAAATCATAAGTACGAATAATTTCCAGGATTTTCTCAAACGTGGCGCGGTCGAAAAACAGCATCAGCGGGAGCTCAACCGAGTTTTCCTTGTCGGAGAACTGCGTAATAACCGAAAAAATAAGGGGCTGCAATGCTTCCGGGTCGGGCATCAGGCTGTGCAGCGCTGTAGCCAAGTCGCCGGTTGGAGCCATTGGTGGCGCACCGTAGATGTTGGCTTTCAATATGTTAGCTAACTGTGTTACCAAAGCGCCCGTAATGATGTTGCTGATTTCCAGCAGCAACGACTCCTGCAGCTCATTCAGCTGCAAGGTGTCGGGCACGTGCATACGCAAGCACACCCGCGACAGCCGCTGAATGTGCTGCCCCGAGAAAAACATGAAGGTGGAGCCGTTAAAATCGCCCCGGATATCGCTCTGAATGGCCACGTAGCGCGTCTGGTAGTCGCGCACCCGCTCGATGATGCTGCTACTGGGCAGCAGGTCCAGGTTGGGCACTTCCAGCATCACGCGCTCCTGCGCAATCACCGCAAAGCTGTCGGCCGCCCGGGCCAGGCCGATGTTGAGAATTTCGCGAATAATATCGCGCTCTAACTCATTCATTGATAAATTCATAACGACTTAGTTCGTAACAACGGCGCAGGGGCTGGCAAATTAATACGGAAAAGGGCAGGAAGCAGCTAAAATTAAGGTCGTTTGGCCAGAAACAGTCGGGTTAGCGCCGGCACGTCGAGCACCAGGCATAACTGCCCGTTGCCCAACAACGTAACGCCACCAAACAAATCGATGGTATCCAGAGGCTTGCTCAGTGATTTAACTACAATATTTTGCTGACGCAAAAACCGGTCGATAAGTAAACCTAGCCGACGATTATTATAGCTCACCACCAGTATCTGGTGCAAGCCACCTTCGGGCGGCAGGTCGGCGCGGGTAGCAAGGGGCAGCTGCTCATCGCCTTCCGAATAGAGCAACTGCCGCAGTGGCACCAGCGGCACGTTCTCATCCTGAATCCGGGTCATCAGCAAGCCCCCACCGCAAAAATCTGGTCGTTGGGCAGGGCTAGCACCGTATCGGTATGCAGCAGCGGCACAGCGTAGGCACGCTCATCAAGCTCGATAAGCAGGGCACCTTTTACGGCAATGGACGTGGGCAGCACCAGCGTAAAGGTGGTGCCCTTGCCCAGCTCGGAGCTTACGCGCAGGCGCCCTCCCAGCGAGTCGATGGCCAGCTTCACCACGTCGAGGCCCACGCCCCGGCCCGAAATATCAGTGATTTTCTCGGCCATCGAAAAGCCAGGCTCAAACAGCAGCGCCCACACCTCCTGCTCGTCGAGCACGGCGGCGGCCTCGGCCGTTAGCATGCCTTTGCGCACGGCTTTCTGGCGCACGGCTTCGGTATCGATGCCCCGGCCGTCGTCCTGCACCTGGATGAGCACATCGTCGCGCTCAGTAAGCGCGGTAATGGATAGCTTACCGACAGCCGGCTTGCCAGCGGCCTGCCGGGCTTCGGGATTTTCGAGGCCGTGGCTCACGGCGTTGCGCACAATATGGAGCAGTGCATCAGTAATGAGCTGCAACACGTTGCGGTCAATCTGCACATCCTGGCCGGCCAGGGTTAATTCGACCTGTTTATTTTCAGCTGCGGCCACGTCGCGCACCACGCGCGGAAACTTGTTCAGTAGCACCCCGGCGCCTACCAGCCGCACATCCATAACGGAGTACTGCAAGTCGTCGGAAATGCGGAACAGGTGCCGGGCCGTGGCTTGCAGGGCCGGGTGGCCCAGCTCGGCGGCTAGGGTCAGAATACGGTCGCGGTCAATTACCAGTTCGCCCACCAAGTTAAGCAGGTTATCGAGCTTCTTGACGGGAATATAAACCAGGTCCGACAGCTCCAGCTTGCGGGCGGCGTCGGTTTCGGCTTCCTCTTCGGTTGGGGCAGGTCGCGTTTCTACGATTTCTTCGCCCTGAATAAGGTGGTCGAGATTTTCGAGCAGCGACTTGGCGTCGCCCGTTTCCTGGCCCGAGCCCACGGCCCGAATCATGTTGCCCAGAATATCGACGGCCCGGAACGTGAGGGGCACCAGCGAACCAGTGAAACTTCGCTCGTTGCTGCGAATCTGGCCAAACAAGGTTTCCATCTTGTGCGCCACCTCCCCCATGTCCACAAAGCCCATTGCGCGGGCGTTGGCTTTGAGGTTGTGCATGAGCCGGAACAGCTCGTTGAGCGCCGCCACATCCTGCGGGTTGCGCTCGAGCTCGCTCAGGTGGCGCGACATGGCGTCGTAATATTCCAACGCCTCGGCCATAAACAGCTCCCGATATTCTTGTTCGCGCGCTGTCATGGCCTGCTAATCAATGGATAACTACCAACAACTGGCCGCGTGTGCGCCGGCAGCCAGCCCGCTAGGGCTAGCGAGCCGAGGCAACCGGGCTTTAGCACCCAGCTGCATTGCGCAGGAGAAATAAAAAACAGCAAAATGGTAGTTCTGACGGGCATTCAAACAACGGCTGGCCCAGCCGCTGGCAACCAAAATTAGGCGGGTGAACCGTCGCCCTGCAGGGCGCTACCCACGATTTCGAGTACCCGCTCTTCCGAGAAAGGTTTTACGATGTAAGCGAGCGCGCCATTTTCAATGGCCTCATTCACAATAGTTTCCTGGCCTACGGCCGAGCACATTACTACTTTGGCATCGGGCTGCTGCTGGCGGATGCCCTTGAGCACGTCGAGCCCGGTGTTGTCGGGCAGGATGACGTCGAGCGTAATTAGGTCGGGGTTAGTAGCTACTGCCATTTCGAGAGCCTGCTGGCCGTTGGCGGCTTCGCCTACCACGTCGTAGCCCGCATCGGTGAGCATATTCTTGAGCATCGTCCGCATGTAGAACGAGTCATCGACGATGAGAATGCGCTTATTCATGTACAACTGAGTCTGAGAGAGTGAAATAAGAAAGATGGGCCGGTAACTGCCAGGAGCCACCGCTTGGCCCCTCTACGGCTATTTCCCGGCCGAGGGTGCATTGGTGGCCGGCGCCCCTTTGGCTGCCGCCCGCCCGGTAGGGCTGGCGGCTTGCCCCGGCAGGCGCATAATCTCGCTAGGGCTGAGCAGCTTGGGCATATCCAGCACGATAATCACTCCCTGCTGGCCGGGCAATTTGGCAATGCCTTCCAGGTATTTTTCGCGCTGGCCGCTGTCCTGCACAAACTCGGGCGCCGGCTCAATGGCACTCACCGGAACGGTGACCGGGCGGGGCACTTCGCGCACTATCAGGCCCAGCGTATAGTCGGGCGCCTCCACGGCTACCGTGTAGGAAAACTCGGGCACCGGCCGGCCGGCCGGCCGCAGCTGAAATCGCTCCTCCAGGTCAACAACGGCAATAATATCGCCGCGCAGGTTGGTAATGCCCTTAATAAAGAGCGGAGTTTTGGGCATGCGCACCACTTCGGGCGTGATGGTTACTTCCTTCACCTGTTCGATGCGGATGCCGTAATCCTCATCGCCCAAGCGAAAAACAATCAGCTGGACAACGGCCTCGGGGGCCGCCGGCGCAGCCCGGCCCGAGGAAGTAGCCGGACGGGAAGCAGAATCAGCCATTGATTAATTTAATAAACGCAAACGGAGTGATAATTCGAGTGAGCAACGGGGCTAGCCCCTGCTACTTGGCCTTGGCCTTGGCGCGCGCGCGGGTTGGCTCGGCGCCATTCTCGGTGGTTTTAGTGGCTATGTCCCCAGCACCAGATTTGGCGCGGCGCACCATCTTTTTGGCCGGAGCTGCCTCGGGAGCGGCGGTTGTGACCGGTGCGTCGCGGCGCGGGCGGCCATTGCTGGCGGCGCGGTTGCTTTCGATTGTCACTGGTGGCGGGGGGCTGGCGGTCCGGCGCGACTGGGCAGTGCGGCCAGGCTTAGCGGCAGCAATTGGCGCCGCTTGCACCGGCGCTGAGGTAGCAGCCGGCTTAGCGGAAGCTAGCGGGCGGCGCAATACCCGGCGCTGCGGCTCGGGCTCGGGTTCGGGCTCCGGCTCGGGGGCGTAGTCGAAGAGCTGGAAGGTTTCGAGGCCGTCCTGCAAGTCGTCGGCAATGTCGGAGAGGCGTTGCGAAGAGCTGGTGAGCTCCTGCATCGACGAGGAGAGCTGGCGGGCCGTGCCGGCCACTTGCTGGGTGCCAGTGGCCGTTTGCTCGGCGATAGCTACTACTTCCTCCACGTACTTCACCACATCGCCAATCGAAGTCTGCTGCTGAGCCGTGGCCGTGAGAATGTCGCGCGAGCTGCGCAGCGTCTCGCCACTGCTGGTGGCAATGTTCTTAAAGGCCGCGCTCGCCTCGAAAGTGGCGTTTTTACCCCGCGATACCCGGTCCTCCATCGCGCTGATGGCGCTGGCCGCGCTGGTGGTGTCTTTACGTACATCTTCCACGAGCGTGGCAATCTCGTTGGCCGACTTGCGCGAGCCTTCAGCCAGCTTGCGGATTTCCTCGGCTACTACCGCGAAGCCACGACCAGCCTCGCCGGCGCGGGCAGCCTCGATGGCAGCGTTGAGGGCCAGCAGGTTGGTTTGCGAGGCGATGTCGGTAATTACGCCCAACGACTTGCTGATTTCCTGCGAGCGGGTCGAGAGGACCTCGATGGTGCGCGAGGTCTGGGTAGCCGCACTGGAGATTTCCTCCATGTTTTTTACCACCTCGGCTACCGTTTTCAGGCCCTGCTGCGAGGTTTGCTCACCCATGATTGCTGACTTGTTCACCACGTCGGCCTTGTTGGCCGTTTCCTTGGTAACAGTCATGATTTCTTCAATCAGCTTGAAGGCCTGGTCAGTTTTCAAGGCCTGGTTCTGGGCGCCTTCGGCCATTTGCTGCATGGCCAGGGCCACGTCAACCGTCACGCGGCTCATCTCCTGGCCTTTGTCCACCATCTCTTCCGACGATGTGCCCACTACCTGCGCCGAGTCGTTGATTTCGCCGAGTAGCGCGTTCAGGGTTTCTACGGCTTGGTTGAGCGAATTCGACATCGAGAGAATGTCGCCCGTCGTCTGAATCTCCACCATCTGGGTCAGGTCGCCTTCCGAGATGGCGCGCACCACGCGGCTTACTTCGAGTACCGGCAGGGCAATGCTTTCAATCAAGGCATTAAGCGTGTCCACGAGTTCTTTCCACGAGCCCGATACGCCGCCTACCGTGGCGCGCTCGGTGAGCTTGCCCTCGGCACCCGCTACGCGGGCCACACGGCTTACTTCCGAGGCCAGGCGGTTCAGGTCGTCCACCATCCGGTTGATGGTCTGGGCCAGGTCGGCCACCTCCCCGGCGGCTTCCAGCGTCAGCTTCTGGGTCAGGTCGCCCTGCGATACGGCCGTTACTACTTTCACAATGCCCCGCACCTGAATGGTAAGGTTGGTGGCCATCGTGTTTACGTTGTCGGTCAGGTCTTTCCACACGCCGCTCACGTTGGGCACGCTGGCCTGCCCCCCCAGCTGGCCTTCGGTGCCCACCTCCAAGGCTACGCGGGTTACTTCGCCGGCGAAGATGTTGAGCGAGTCCACCATCTGGTTGATGTTGTCCTTGAGGTCGAGCAGCTCGCCCTTCACGTCTACCGACACCTTCTGGCTGAGGTCACCCCTGGCCACGGCGGTGGTCACGTTGGCGATGTCGCGCACCTGGCTAGTGAGCGAGGCCGCCATCGTGTTTACGTTGTCGGTCAGGTCTTTCCAGGTGCCTTTCACGTTGGGCACCACAGCCTGGCCGCCGAGCTTACCGTCGGTGCCTACTTCGCGGGCCACGCGGGTTACTTCGTCGCCGAATACGTTCAGCGAGTCCACCATCTGGTTCAGGTTTTCCTTGAGCTGGAGCAGCTCGCCGCGCACGTTCACCGTGATTTTCTGGCTCAGGTCGCCGCGCGATACGGCGGTGGCCACGTTGGCAATGTCGCGCACCTGGCTGGTCAGGTTCGAGGCCATCGTGTTCACGTTATCGGTCAGGTCTTTCCAGGTGCCCGATACGCGGGGCACGTTGGCCTGGCCGCCCAGAATACCCTCGGTACCTACCTCCCTAGCCACGCGGGTTACCTCGCCGGCGAAGATGTTGAGCGAGTCTACCATCTGGTTCAGGATGTTTTTCAGGTCAAGAATCTCACCCTGCACATCCACCGTCATTTTCTGACTCAGGTCACCCCTAGCCACGGCGGTGGCTACGTTGGCGATGTCGCGTACCTGGCTCGTCAGGTTAGCGGCCATCGTGTTTACGTTGTCCGTCAGCTCTTTCCAGGTGCCGCCGACGCGGGGCACCACGGCCTGGCCGCCCAGCTTGCCCTCGGTACCCACCTCGCGGGCCACGCGGGTTACTTCGTCACCGAAGATATTGAGCGAGTCCACCATCTGGTTCAGAATATTCTTCAGCTCCAGAATCTCGCCCTTCACATTCACCGTCATTTTCTGGCTTAGGTCACCCCTAGCCACGGCGGTGGCTACGTTGGCGATGTCGCGCACCTGGCTCGTCAGGTTAGCGGCCATGTTGTTTACGTTGTCCGTGAGGTCTTTCCAGGTGCCCGATACGCCCGGCACGCTGGCCTGCCCGCCCAGTTTTCCCTCGGTGCCCACGTCAAGGGCCACGCGGGTTACCTCGCCGGCAAAGAGGTTGAGCGAGTCCACCATCTGGTTGAGGTTCTGCTTGAGCTGCAGCAGCTCACCCTTCACGTCGACCGTCATTTTCTGGCTCAGGTCACCCCTAGCCACGGCGGTGGTCACGTTGGCAATGTCGCGCACCTGGCTGGTGAGCGAGGCGGCCATCGTATTTACGTTGTCAGTTAGCTCCTTCCACACGCCGCCCACGTTGGGCACCACGGCCTGGCCCCCTAGCCGGCCCTCGGTGCCAACTTCCTGCGCCACGCGGCTTACCTCCCCGGCAAATACGTTGAGGTTGTCGATGGTGCGGTTGATAGTTTCGGCCATCACCTTGAAGTCACCCGACACCGGAATCTGGAAGCTCTCGTCGAGGTTGCCCCGGCTGATGTTCTTCAGTACCTTGCCTACTTCCAGTACCGGCACGGCGATGGAGTCCACCAGGCCGTTAATATTATTGAGCATGTCGCGCCAGAAGCCGGCGGCCCCGTCGGCCGAGGCGCGGGCCTTCAGGTTGCCCTCCACGCCGGCCACCTTCGAAATGCGCGACACCTCCCCGCCCACGCCGCCAATCATTTCCACCATCGAGTTGTAGGCCTCGGCGATTTCGGAGAAGATGTCGTCGTTTTGCTTGGTCAGCCGCACCGACACGTCACCTTTCTTAAAAGCATCGAGCGCGAAAAGCACACGGTTGAGCTGCTCGTTGACGTAGTCGGTGTCGGTGAGCCCCACATTGCGGCGGATACCGCGTTTGCGGGTCGTATTGTCGTCGGCAAACGTACCGGTTTCGTCGAGGCGGACTGCGTCGTCGGAATCAATTACCGGAGCCGGGGATTTCTTGGCGGAAGCCATGCGGAAAGGAGGCAGTGAGGGTGGGGCGAGAGGTAGCTCGCAGTGGAGACTAACAAAAGTAGGGCCGCCGGGCAATCCGGCAATGCGAATCGGCCCGAAGGTAGCGAGCGGCTGCAGTTGGCGCCGACCGTGCATCTTTGTGCCCGCTTTTAACTTTTCGGGCCGCGCCTGCGTTCTGCACTTCCTGACAAGACACTTACGCCCGCCCCTACCGCCCCTGCATGGTCAAGAATCTAGTTATCGTCGAGTCGCCCGCCAAGGCCAAAACCATTGAAGGCTACCTCGGCCCGGACTACGTGGTGCGCTCCAGCTACGGGCACGTTCGCGACCTGCCCAAGGACAATAATGCCATCGATGTAGCCAATGGCTTCAAGCCCACCTACGTGGTCGATGCCGACAAGCGCGAGCTGATTTCGCAACTCAAGAAGCTGTCGAAGGAAGCCGAAACCGTATGGCTGGCGAGTGACGATGACCGTGAAGGCGAAGCCATCTCGTGGCACTTATCGGAGGCGCTTAATCTCAAGGCCGACAAGACGAAGCGCATTGTGTTTCGTGAGATTACCAAGACGGCTATCCTGGCCGCCATTCAGAATCCGCGCGAGATTAACATCGACCTGGTGAATGCCCAGCAGGCCCGCCGCGTACTCGACCGCCTGGTAGGCTTTGAGCTGAGCCCGGTGCTGTGGCGCAAGGTGAAAGCGGGCCTGAGCGCGGGCCGCGTGCAGAGCGTAGCCGTACGCCTGGTGGTGGACCGCGAGCGCGAAATCAACCAGCATAAGTCGGCCAGCGCCTACCGCGTGGTGGCCCGCTTCGACGCCGGCCAGGGCACTACCCTGGAGGCCGAGCTGCCTACCCGCTACAAGACCCGCGAGGAGGCCGAAGCCTTTTTGACGCGCTGCATTGGGGCTAGCTACAGTATTAATAGCCTCGAAAAAAAACCCGGTAAGCGCAGCCCCGCACCACCCTTCACTACCTCGACGCTGCAGCAGGAGGCTTCGCGCAAGCTCGGCTTCTCGGTGGCCCAGACCATGACGGTGGCCCAGAAACTTTACGAGGCCGGCCGCATCAGCTACATGCGGACCGACTCGGTGAACCTGAGCGAGGAAGCCCGCAAGGGTGCCCGCGAGGCCATTGAAGCCGCCTACGGGGCTAGCTACGTGCACGAGCGGCAGTTTAAAACCAAGTCGGCCTCGGCGCAGGAGGCCCACGAAGCTATTCGCCCCACCGATTTTAAACAGGTAAAAGCCGGGGCCGATGCCTCGGAGCAGCGCCTTTACGACCTCATCCGCAAGCGCGCCATGGGCTCGCAGATGGCCGACGCGCAGGTGGAGCGCACCACGGCGGTTATCGGCATCAGCACCCAGCCGGGCACCACGTTTTCGGCTACGGGTGAGGTCATTACCTTCGAGGGCTTTCTGAAAGCCTACGCCGAAAGCAAGGACGATGACGACCAGCCTAGCGACGGCGAAAGCAGCTTCTCGCGCGGCCTGCCGCCCCTGAGCGTGGGCCAGAACCTGCCGCTGCAAACCCTGACGGCTACCGAGCGCTTCAGCACGCCACCAGCCCGCTACACCGAGGCCTCGCTGGTGAAAAAGCTCGAGGAGATGGGCATCGGCCGCCCCAGTACCTATGCGCCTACCATCAGCATTGTGCAAAAGCGCGGCTACGTCGAAAAGGACTCGCGCGAGGGCAAAGAGCGTAAAATTTACGCGCTGGCCTTGGTAGACAACGAGGTAAAAACCGAGCAGCGCACCGAAACCTACGGCGCCGATAAAGCCAAGCTATTCCCGACCGATACCGCACTGGTGGTGAATGACTTTCTGGTAGAGCATTTCCCGGCCATCGTGGACTTTCAGTTCACGGCTAAGGTGGAAGACGAGTTTGACCAGATTGCCAACGGCCACGAAGATTGGGGCCACATGCTGGCCGGCTTCTACGAGCCGTTTCACGCCAGCGTGGAGCGCGGGCAGGATATTGAGCGCAGCACGCTCAGCAGCACCCGCGAAATCGGCCTGCACCCCGAAACGGGCGAAAAAATAACCGCCCGCCTGGGCAAATATGGCCCCTACGTAGCGCTGGGCGACACCGAAGGCGAAACCAAGCCTGCCTACGCCAACCTGCGCAAAGGTCAGTTTATTGAAACTATCACCCTTGAAGAGGCGCTGGACTTGTTTAAGCTGCCGCGCGTGGTGGGCGAGTTTGAGGGCAAGGATATGACTGCCGCGCTCGGCCGCTTCGGCCCCTACATTCGCCACGATAGCAAGTTTTACTCGCTTACCAAG
The genomic region above belongs to Hymenobacter sp. BRD128 and contains:
- a CDS encoding DUF4349 domain-containing protein, which translates into the protein MAYQGEINLQVDNFEQATSSINQVLDQYGAYPSAAHQTRANGQHYQEMTLKVPATDFLHVVAALAKLGRIDTKDISSTDITAELVTLNTRVNAGQATAARYRQLLAKATSPAQLHQFEDQNRQVQAALAADKARLQQLGLGTQELWATLHLRYTQTLPTTEPSTPLPAFAPQFLASFNNGWTFVLNILVVLTNLWPLLLLGAVVWPVLRWWRRRHPAEY
- a CDS encoding phage holin family protein → MGKIILKFILTAVLTYGLAQVLPNVRLDGVGSAAILVIVLGLLNATVKPILKIIGFPITVLTLGLFLLIINVIIVKLADYLMTSFAVTGFVSTLIFSLALSLVTSVVDMIMD
- a CDS encoding agmatinase family protein, whose amino-acid sequence is MSDSTLAQKIANFDPNALGDAAGGLFGLPFTPEEAQVVVVPVPWEVTVSYRAGTAQGPAVIREASLQVDLYDSDLPDAWKLGLALEDEDEAIAQTSRELRPLAAEYINWLEEGQPAAGAAQHGGVPARITAEGDKLLHWLKQKTGALLDKGKVVAVLGGDHSTPLGFLHALAERHPDGFGILQIDAHCDLRPAYEGFQYSHASIMYNALHLPQVKKLVQVGIRDMCQQEADLIAHSVGRIALFGQRFMSEEKFAKKSWKKVCGKIIAQLPQKVYLSFDIDGLDPKLCPGTGTPVPGGLEFEEATYLLRMIVRSGRTIIGLDLNEVAPGDTDWNGIVGARLLYQLCNWMAVSQGRLTAKGVESPE
- a CDS encoding chemotaxis protein CheC is translated as MNLSMNELERDIIREILNIGLARAADSFAVIAQERVMLEVPNLDLLPSSSIIERVRDYQTRYVAIQSDIRGDFNGSTFMFFSGQHIQRLSRVCLRMHVPDTLQLNELQESLLLEISNIITGALVTQLANILKANIYGAPPMAPTGDLATALHSLMPDPEALQPLIFSVITQFSDKENSVELPLMLFFDRATFEKILEIIRTYDFLGKTQSAA
- a CDS encoding chemotaxis protein CheW, which encodes MTRIQDENVPLVPLRQLLYSEGDEQLPLATRADLPPEGGLHQILVVSYNNRRLGLLIDRFLRQQNIVVKSLSKPLDTIDLFGGVTLLGNGQLCLVLDVPALTRLFLAKRP
- a CDS encoding chemotaxis protein CheA; translated protein: MTAREQEYRELFMAEALEYYDAMSRHLSELERNPQDVAALNELFRLMHNLKANARAMGFVDMGEVAHKMETLFGQIRSNERSFTGSLVPLTFRAVDILGNMIRAVGSGQETGDAKSLLENLDHLIQGEEIVETRPAPTEEEAETDAARKLELSDLVYIPVKKLDNLLNLVGELVIDRDRILTLAAELGHPALQATARHLFRISDDLQYSVMDVRLVGAGVLLNKFPRVVRDVAAAENKQVELTLAGQDVQIDRNVLQLITDALLHIVRNAVSHGLENPEARQAAGKPAVGKLSITALTERDDVLIQVQDDGRGIDTEAVRQKAVRKGMLTAEAAAVLDEQEVWALLFEPGFSMAEKITDISGRGVGLDVVKLAIDSLGGRLRVSSELGKGTTFTLVLPTSIAVKGALLIELDERAYAVPLLHTDTVLALPNDQIFAVGAC
- a CDS encoding response regulator: MNKRILIVDDSFYMRTMLKNMLTDAGYDVVGEAANGQQALEMAVATNPDLITLDVILPDNTGLDVLKGIRQQQPDAKVVMCSAVGQETIVNEAIENGALAYIVKPFSEERVLEIVGSALQGDGSPA
- a CDS encoding chemotaxis protein CheW, producing MADSASRPATSSGRAAPAAPEAVVQLIVFRLGDEDYGIRIEQVKEVTITPEVVRMPKTPLFIKGITNLRGDIIAVVDLEERFQLRPAGRPVPEFSYTVAVEAPDYTLGLIVREVPRPVTVPVSAIEPAPEFVQDSGQREKYLEGIAKLPGQQGVIIVLDMPKLLSPSEIMRLPGQAASPTGRAAAKGAPATNAPSAGK
- a CDS encoding HAMP domain-containing protein; the encoded protein is MASAKKSPAPVIDSDDAVRLDETGTFADDNTTRKRGIRRNVGLTDTDYVNEQLNRVLFALDAFKKGDVSVRLTKQNDDIFSEIAEAYNSMVEMIGGVGGEVSRISKVAGVEGNLKARASADGAAGFWRDMLNNINGLVDSIAVPVLEVGKVLKNISRGNLDESFQIPVSGDFKVMAETINRTIDNLNVFAGEVSRVAQEVGTEGRLGGQAVVPNVGGVWKELTDNVNTMAASLTSQVRDIANVTTAVARGDLSQKMTVDVKGELLQLKQNLNQMVDSLNLFAGEVTRVALDVGTEGKLGGQASVPGVSGTWKDLTDNVNNMAANLTSQVRDIANVATAVARGDLSQKMTVNVKGEILELKNILNQMVDSLNIFGDEVTRVAREVGTEGKLGGQAVVPRVGGTWKELTDNVNTMAANLTSQVRDIANVATAVARGDLSQKMTVDVQGEILDLKNILNQMVDSLNIFAGEVTRVAREVGTEGILGGQANVPRVSGTWKDLTDNVNTMASNLTSQVRDIANVATAVSRGDLSQKITVNVRGELLQLKENLNQMVDSLNVFGDEVTRVAREVGTDGKLGGQAVVPNVKGTWKDLTDNVNTMAASLTSQVRDIANVTTAVARGDLSQKVSVDVKGELLDLKDNINQMVDSLNIFAGEVTRVALEVGTEGQLGGQASVPNVSGVWKDLTDNVNTMATNLTIQVRGIVKVVTAVSQGDLTQKLTLEAAGEVADLAQTINRMVDDLNRLASEVSRVARVAGAEGKLTERATVGGVSGSWKELVDTLNALIESIALPVLEVSRVVRAISEGDLTQMVEIQTTGDILSMSNSLNQAVETLNALLGEINDSAQVVGTSSEEMVDKGQEMSRVTVDVALAMQQMAEGAQNQALKTDQAFKLIEEIMTVTKETANKADVVNKSAIMGEQTSQQGLKTVAEVVKNMEEISSAATQTSRTIEVLSTRSQEISKSLGVITDIASQTNLLALNAAIEAARAGEAGRGFAVVAEEIRKLAEGSRKSANEIATLVEDVRKDTTSAASAISAMEDRVSRGKNATFEASAAFKNIATSSGETLRSSRDILTATAQQQTSIGDVVKYVEEVVAIAEQTATGTQQVAGTARQLSSSMQELTSSSQRLSDIADDLQDGLETFQLFDYAPEPEPEPEPEPQRRVLRRPLASAKPAATSAPVQAAPIAAAKPGRTAQSRRTASPPPPVTIESNRAASNGRPRRDAPVTTAAPEAAPAKKMVRRAKSGAGDIATKTTENGAEPTRARAKAKAK